A genome region from Camelina sativa cultivar DH55 chromosome 10, Cs, whole genome shotgun sequence includes the following:
- the LOC104717039 gene encoding probable WRKY transcription factor 11 isoform X1 gives MAVDLMRFPKIDDQTAIQEAASQGLQSMEHLIRVLSNRPEQQRKVDCSEITDFTVSKFKTVISLLNRTGHARFRRGPVRSSAVVSPPPPLPQVVKPAPLEAPIVSHLPQIVPPPPSSFVHSNQPSVTLDFSKPTIFGSKSKSSDLEFSKENFSVSLNSSYMSSAITGDGSVSNGKIFLACAPSQPVTSSGKPPLAGHPYRKRCLEHEHSESFSGRISGSGHGKCHCKKSRKNKMKRTVRVPAISAKIADIPPDEYSWRKYGQKPIKGSPHPRGYYKCSTFRGCPARKHVERALDDPAMLIVTYEGEHRHNQSAAMQENISSSGVNDLVFASA, from the exons ATGGCCGTCGATCTTATGCGTTTCCCCAAGATAGACGATCAAACGGCTATCCAAGAGGCTGCATCGCAAGGCTTACAAAGTATGGAGCATCTGATCCGTGTACTCTCGAACCGTCCCGAACAACAACGCAAAGTTGACTGCTCCGAGATCACTGATTTCACCGTTTCTAAATTCAAAACCGTCATTTCTCTTCTTAACCGTACTGGTCACGCTCGGTTTAGACGTGGACCGGTTCGCTCATCCGCGGTcgtttctcctcctcctccactccCTCAGGTCGTTAAACCTGCTCCGTTGGAAGCTCCGATTGTTTCTCATCTTCCTCAAATCGTTCCTCCTCCGCCGTCGAGCTTCGTTCATTCGAACCAGCCTAGCGTGACACTCGATTTCTCTAAACCGACCATCTTCGGTTCCAAATCAAAAAGCTCAGACCTGGAATTCTCGAAAGAAAACTTCAGCGTCTCTTTAAACTCATCCTACATGTCGTCGGCGATCACCGGCGATGGAAGCGTCTCAAACGGGAAAATCTTCCTCGCCTGTGCTCCGTCGCAGCCTGTTACATCCTCCGGAAAGCCACCCTTGGCCGGTCATCCTTACAGAAAAAGATGCCTCGAGCACGAGCACTCCGAGAGTTTCTCCGGCAGAATCTCCGGCTCAGGCCACGGAAAATGCCATTgcaaaaaaag CAGGAAAAACAAGATGAAGAGAACCGTGAGGGTACCGGCGATAAGTGCAAAGATCGCCGATATACCACCGGACGAGTACTCGTGGAGGAAGTACGGACAAAAACCGATCAAAGGCTCACCACACCCACG TGGTTACTACAAGTGCAGTACGTTTAGAGGATGTCCAGCTAGGAAACACGTGGAACGAGCGTTAGATGATCCAGCAATGCTGATTGTTACGTACGAAGGAGAGCACCGTCACAACCAATCCGCGGCGATGCAGGAGAATATTTCTTCTTCAGGCGTTAATGATTTAGTCTTTGCCTCGGCTtga
- the LOC104717039 gene encoding probable WRKY transcription factor 11 isoform X2 — MAVDLMRFPKIDDQTAIQEAASQGLQSMEHLIRVLSNRPEQQRKVDCSEITDFTVSKFKTVISLLNRTGHARFRRGPVRSSAVVSPPPPLPQVVKPAPLEAPIVSHLPQIVPPPPSSFVHSNQPSVTLDFSKPTIFGSKSKSSDLEFSKENFSVSLNSSYMSSAITGDGSVSNGKIFLACAPSQPVTSSGKPPLAGHPYRKRCLEHEHSESFSGRISGSGHGKCHCKKRKNKMKRTVRVPAISAKIADIPPDEYSWRKYGQKPIKGSPHPRGYYKCSTFRGCPARKHVERALDDPAMLIVTYEGEHRHNQSAAMQENISSSGVNDLVFASA; from the exons ATGGCCGTCGATCTTATGCGTTTCCCCAAGATAGACGATCAAACGGCTATCCAAGAGGCTGCATCGCAAGGCTTACAAAGTATGGAGCATCTGATCCGTGTACTCTCGAACCGTCCCGAACAACAACGCAAAGTTGACTGCTCCGAGATCACTGATTTCACCGTTTCTAAATTCAAAACCGTCATTTCTCTTCTTAACCGTACTGGTCACGCTCGGTTTAGACGTGGACCGGTTCGCTCATCCGCGGTcgtttctcctcctcctccactccCTCAGGTCGTTAAACCTGCTCCGTTGGAAGCTCCGATTGTTTCTCATCTTCCTCAAATCGTTCCTCCTCCGCCGTCGAGCTTCGTTCATTCGAACCAGCCTAGCGTGACACTCGATTTCTCTAAACCGACCATCTTCGGTTCCAAATCAAAAAGCTCAGACCTGGAATTCTCGAAAGAAAACTTCAGCGTCTCTTTAAACTCATCCTACATGTCGTCGGCGATCACCGGCGATGGAAGCGTCTCAAACGGGAAAATCTTCCTCGCCTGTGCTCCGTCGCAGCCTGTTACATCCTCCGGAAAGCCACCCTTGGCCGGTCATCCTTACAGAAAAAGATGCCTCGAGCACGAGCACTCCGAGAGTTTCTCCGGCAGAATCTCCGGCTCAGGCCACGGAAAATGCCATTgcaaaaaaag GAAAAACAAGATGAAGAGAACCGTGAGGGTACCGGCGATAAGTGCAAAGATCGCCGATATACCACCGGACGAGTACTCGTGGAGGAAGTACGGACAAAAACCGATCAAAGGCTCACCACACCCACG TGGTTACTACAAGTGCAGTACGTTTAGAGGATGTCCAGCTAGGAAACACGTGGAACGAGCGTTAGATGATCCAGCAATGCTGATTGTTACGTACGAAGGAGAGCACCGTCACAACCAATCCGCGGCGATGCAGGAGAATATTTCTTCTTCAGGCGTTAATGATTTAGTCTTTGCCTCGGCTtga
- the LOC104717040 gene encoding F-box protein At1g30790-like, translated as MKTQHHHQNQKKLGRRKDEKVDKLVVDQLPTDLEVEILARLPAKSLMKVQCVSKMWSSIIRSQRFVDSFYALSSTRSRFTVTFCNADAERLFIYSSSFEEEERSLVAKLQMTIPSVDLIYGFKSPSVHGFLGCCSGDQFIVCNPTTRQVISLPIKTARASLGYDPVGRQFKALNLVSPPDLFPAFLVHEAITFEGGGGRVSRKQVTSAPYYPVTDGLYINGSIYYAAWARSQKRDPVVVCFDVRSDNISFIKAPWEVVACDSDSILIDYRGKLASIIVDAYSPFQIFGLWILEDALKHEWSNQTFELPFPLLNMTSPGTNKAGDIIFAPTYLPPVATFFFLYYYNVENQLIRSVRLHGVADDEDFQRRYGLLDYCYVNISPEHVESIASL; from the coding sequence ATGAAGACCCAGCACCaccaccaaaaccaaaagaaactgGGTCGTCGTAAGGATGAGAAAGTAGACAAGCTAGTAGTAGATCAGTTGCCTACTGATCTAGAGGTGGAGATACTGGCTAGATTGCCGGCAAAGTCTCTGATGAAGGTCCAATGCGTGTCCAAGATGTGGTCTTCCATAATCCGAAGCCAGAGATTCGTCGATTCCTTCTACGCTTTGTCCTCGACGCGATCGCGTTTCACAGTCACTTTCTGTAACGCCGACGCCGAGCGATTGTTCATCTATTCATCTTCCTTcgaggaggaagagagatctTTGGTTGCCAAGCTACAAATGACAATACCTTCTGTGGACTTGATCTACGGCTTCAAGAGTCCTTCCGTCCACGGCTTTCTCGGTTGTTGTAGTGGCGATCAGTTCATTGTATGTAACCCTACCACGAGGCAAGTCATTAGCTTGCCCATTAAAACAGCCCGCGCATCCTTGGGATATGATCCTGTTGGTCGTCAATTCAAAGCCTTGAACCTGGTGTCTCCTCCTGACCTCTTTCCTGCTTTTCTTGTGCACGAGGCTATAACAtttgaaggaggaggaggaagagtatCACGCAAACAGGTTACCTCCGCTCCTTATTACCCTGTAACCGATGGACTTTACATCAATGGTTCCATCTATTATGCTGCTTGGGCCCGTAGCCAAAAAAGGGATCCGGTGGTTGTGTGTTTTGATGTTAGATCCGACAACATCAGTTTTATCAAAGCCCCTTGGGAAGTTGTGGCTTGCGACTCTGATTCAATATTGATTGATTACCGAGGTAAGTTGGCTTCGATTATAGTAGACGCCTATTCTCCTTTCcaaatttttggtttatggATACTTGAGGATGCCTTGAAACATGAATGGTCCAACCAAACCTTTGAGCTTCCCTTCCCTTTACTCAATATGACTTCCCCGGGCACCAACAAGGCTGGTGATATCATTTTTGCCCCAACATATCTCCCACCCGTTgctactttcttcttcctttactaCTACAATGTAGAAAATCAACTCATCAGAAGCGTTAGGCTCCACGGTGTTGCAGACGATGAAGACTTTCAGCGCCGATATGGACTCCTAGATTATTGTTACGTCAATATCTCACCCGAACATGTTGAAAGTATTGCCTCTTTGTaa
- the LOC104717041 gene encoding exocyst complex component EXO70A1-like has product MAESTGVDRGIQSLLAARKSLKSSLEKSKAIGLALGKTGPRFDEIEQRLPSLEAAVRPIRADRDALGDVGGNINRAVGPAAAVLKVFDAVHGLEKSLLSDPRSDLSGYLAVLKRLEEALKFLGENCGLAIQWLEDIVEYLGDHKVADEKYLLNLKKSLRGLREFHNDVEGGGEKERSQLRLDGGLRDAALDKLESEFRRLLKDNSVPLPMASPSSLGDQACIAPSQLPVTVIHKLQAILGRLRANNRLDKCISIYVEVRSSNVRASLQALDLDYLDISVSEFNDVQSIEGYIAQWGNHLEFAVKHLFEAEFKLCNDVFERLGLNVWMDCFSKIAAQAGMLAFLQFGKTVTDSKKDPIKLLKLLDIFTSLNKLRADFNRLFGGAACIEIQNFTRDLIKRIIDGAAEIFWELLVQVEIQKQTPPPNDGGVPRLVSFVTDYCNKLIGEKYKSTLTQVLLIHKSWRSERFQDNQLMVEVLRIIKAIEQNLDVWMKAYPDQTLAHFFGMNNHWHLYKNLKGTKIGDHLGDSWLKEHEQYKEYYATIFLRDSWGKLPSHLSREGLILFSGGHATARDLVKKRLKAFNDAFDEMYKKQVTWVLPEKDLRDRVCQQIVQAIVPVYRSYMQNYGPLVEKDASSSKYVRYTVVALEKILSSLYMPKPMRYGSFKGTPPSEKHKNDVDLRRTTSAVV; this is encoded by the coding sequence ATGGCGGAGTCTACTGGGGTGGATCGAGGGATTCAGAGCTTACTAGCTGCAAGGAAGTCTTTAAAATCGAGTCTTGAGAAATCGAAAGCTATTGGGTTAGCTTTGGGGAAGACTGGTCCTAGGTTTGATGAGATTGAGCAGAGATTGCCTTCCCTTGAAGCTGCCGTTAGGCCTATACGTGCTGATAGAGATGCTCTTGGGGATGTTGGTGGTAATATTAACCGAGCTGTTGGTCCTGCAGCCGCTGTGCTTAAGGTTTTTGATGCTGTTCATGGACTTGAGAAGTCTTTGTTATCAGATCCTAGGAGTGATCTTTCTGGTTATTTAGCTGTGTTGAAGCGGTTAGAGGAAGCGTTGAAGTTTCTAGGGGAGAATTGTGGGTTAGCTATCCAGTGGTTGGAAGATATAGTTGAGTATTTGGGAGATCACAAAGTTGCTGATGAGAAGTATCTTTTGAATTTAAAGAAATCCTTAAGAGGGCTTAGGGAATTTCATAATGACgttgaaggaggaggagagaaagagagatctcaACTGCGTCTTGATGGCGGGCTTAGGGATGCTGCTTTAGATAAGCTTGAAAGCGAGTTCAGAAGGCTCTTGAAAGATAACAGTGTACCACTTCCAATGGCGTCTCCGTCATCCCTCGGAGATCAGGCTTGCATTGCACCGTCTCAGTTGCCTGTAACTGTAATTCATAAACTTCAAGCCATTCTTGGGAGACTCAGAGCTAATAACAGACTCGACAAGTGCATTTCAATATACGTTGAAGTGAGGAGCTCGAATGTTAGAGCTAGTCTTCAAGCACTCGACTTAGATTATCTAGACATCTCGGTTTCTGAGTTCAACGATGTGCAGAGCATAGAAGGGTATATAGCTCAGTGGGGGAATCATTTAGAGTTTGCGGTTAAGCATCTGTTTGAAGCAGAGTTCAAGCTTTGCAATGATGTTTTTGAAAGACTCGGGCTGAATGTATGGATGGATTGCTTTTCTAAGATTGCTGCTCAGGCCGGTATGCTCGCGTTCCTTCAGTTTGGGAAAACTGTGACTGATAGCAAGAAAGATCCAATCAAGCTTCTGAAGCTGTTAGATATATTTACTTCGTTAAACAAACTGAGAGCAGATTTCAACCGTCTCTTTGGTGGAGCAGCTTGTATTGAGATCCAAAACTTCACAAGGGATCTCATTAAAAGGATAATCGATGGTGCGGCGGAAATCTTCTGGGAGCTTCTCGTTCAAGTAGAGATTCAGAAACAGACCCCGCCTCCTAACGACGGTGGTGTGCCTAGATTAGTCAGTTTTGTTACTGATTATTGCAATAAACTTATTGGAGAAAAGTACAAGTCTACACTAACTCAGGTTCTGCTCATACATAAAAGCTGGAGATCAGAAAGGTTCCAAGATAATCAGCTTATGGTTGAGGTTCTAAGAATAATCAAAGCCATTGAGCAGAATCTAGATGTATGGATGAAAGCATATCCAGATCAAACGCTTGCTCATTTCTTCGGTATGAATAATCACTGGCATTTATACAAGAACCTAAAGGGTACAAAAATTGGGGATCATTTAGGAGATTCATGGCTGAAAGAACATGAACAGTACAAAGAGTATTACGCCACGATATTTCTTAGAGACAGTTGGGGTAAGCTTCCAAGCCACTTGAGCCGAGAAGGACTTATACTTTTCTCGGGTGGACATGCTACGGCTCGTGATCTTGtcaagaagagattgaaagCATTCAATGATGCGTTTGATGAGATGTATAAGAAGCAAGTCACATGGGTCTTACCGGAAAAAGATTTGAGGGATAGAGTTTGCCAGCAGATAGTTCAGGCAATTGTGCCGGTATACAGAAGCTATATGCAAAACTATGGGCCACTGGTTGAGAAAGACGCGAGTTCAAGCAAGTATGTGAGATACACAGTTGTAGCTTTGGAGAAGATACTCAGTTCTCTTTACATGCCTAAGCCAATGAGATATGGAAGTTTCAAAGGAACACCGCCAAGTGAGAAACACAAGAACGATGTTGACCTTAGGCGTACCACTTCCGCTGTTGTCTGA
- the LOC104717042 gene encoding uncharacterized protein At5g02240 codes for MATTILSFAPLSYFPFPTTKPPTRIPLFTSLPLPLPLTSSSSSAFTSLFLVRNEASLSSSSSTSIQALTEEAVDASDLTSSSSKLVLVVGGTGGVGQLVVASLLKRNIRSRLLLRDLEKATKLFGKQDENYLQVVKGDTRNAEDLDPSMFEGVTHVICCTGTTAFPSKRWSEDNTPEKVDWEGVKNLISALPSSVKRVVLVSSVGVTKSNELPWSIMNLFGVLKYKKMGEDFLRDSGLPFTIIRPGRLTDGPYTSYDLNTLLKATAGERRAVVIGQGDKLVGEVSRLVVAEACIQALDIEFTQGKAYEINSVKGDGPGSDPQQWRELFKVAESK; via the exons ATGGCTACCACCATTCTCAGCTTCGCTCCTCTCTCTTACTTCCCTTTTCCCACTACTAAACCCCCTACCAGAATCCCTCTGTTTACATCCCTGCCACTGCCACTGCCActcacatcttcttcttcttcggcctTTACTTCTCTCTTTCTGGTTAGAAATGAAGCATCtttgtcttcgtcttcttctacgTCAATCCAAGCTCTTACAGAAGAAGCCGTCGATGCTTCCGATTTAACTTCCTCCTCTTCTAAGCTTGTCCTTGTCGTCGGCGGCACTGGTGGTGTAG GGCAACTTGTGGTAGCTTCATTGCTCAAGAGGAATATTAGATCGAGGCTATTACTGCGTGATCTTGAGAAAGCAACCAAGCTATTCGGTAAACAAGATGAAAATTACTTGCAG GTAGTTAAAGGGGATACTAGGAATGCTGAGGATCTTGATCCATCTATGTTTGAG GGTGTGACACATGTGATTTGTTGCACTGGAACTACTGCTTTTCCTTCTAAGAGGTGGAGTGAAGATAACACACCTGAGAAAGTAG ACTGGGAAGGTGTGAAGAATCTCATTTCAGCATTGCCCTCATCAGTGAAGAGAGTTGTTTTGGTTTCATCCGTAGGTGTGACCAAGTCTAATGAGCTTCCCTGGAG CATCATGAACCTTTTTGGGGTTCTTAAGTACAAGAAGATGGGGGAAGATTTTCTTCGTGACTCTGGTCTTCCATTCACCATTATCAG ACCTGGTAGATTGACTGATGGACCATACACTTCTTATGATCTGAATACTTTGCTCAAAGCTACAGCTGGTGAACGTCGTGCAGTTGTTATTGGTCAAG GAGACAAACTTGTTGGAGAGGTAAGCAGACTTGTGGTGGCTGAAGCTTGCATCCAGGCACTTGATATTGAATTCACGCAAGGCAAAGCTTATGAGATCAATTCAGTTAAG GGGGATGGTCCAGGAAGTGATCCGCAGCAGTGGCGAGAGTTGTTTAAAGTTGCAGAATCCAAATGA